A genomic window from Chitinophaga pollutisoli includes:
- a CDS encoding BlaI/MecI/CopY family transcriptional regulator, translating to MEKLTKQEEAAMQAIWKAGKGFVKDFLESHAEPIPPYTTLASTIKNLEKKGFVDAKKIGNVYEYSPTIAEDEYAKKFMNSFVKDYFENSYKDLVTFFAKDKKISPDDLKEIIRMIEEK from the coding sequence ATGGAAAAATTGACCAAACAGGAAGAAGCCGCAATGCAGGCTATCTGGAAGGCGGGGAAGGGATTCGTCAAGGATTTCCTGGAATCGCATGCGGAACCGATTCCGCCATATACGACACTGGCATCTACCATCAAGAACCTGGAAAAGAAAGGTTTCGTAGATGCGAAGAAGATCGGGAATGTATATGAGTATTCGCCGACCATCGCGGAAGATGAATATGCGAAGAAGTTTATGAACAGTTTCGTGAAAGATTATTTCGAGAATTCTTATAAAGACCTCGTAACGTTTTTTGCGAAGGACAAAAAAATCAGCCCGGATGATCTCAAGGAAATCATCCGCATGATTGAAGAAAAGTAA
- a CDS encoding formylglycine-generating enzyme family protein, which yields MIRNQISAIILGFALLASCQGPVAKQPKRPNVPPAIEALNPMVLIPGGTFSMGAEDETGMPDEYPVHTVHLDSFYLDSHEVTNAEFAAFVTATGYVTTAERPISKEELMASLPPGAEEPDSSMLIPGSLVFVPTSGPVDLRDVRQWWSFELYADWKRPKGPESDIKGLDNHPVVHVSWEDAQAYAKWAGKRLPTEAEWEYAARGGRKGEPYPWGTEDPQAGKPKANIWNGRFPYENTETDGFYATAPVKSFPANGYQLFDMSGNVWEWTADWYDARSYAAEPAEAHNPSGSNTPNDPDDPANPKRVIRGGSFMCSDEYCRGYRVTARMKTTPSSGLSNLGFRCARSIQK from the coding sequence ATGATCCGGAATCAGATATCAGCCATTATCCTCGGCTTCGCCTTGCTGGCCTCCTGCCAGGGCCCCGTTGCCAAACAACCGAAACGGCCCAACGTTCCCCCTGCCATTGAAGCGCTCAATCCCATGGTGCTCATCCCCGGCGGAACGTTCAGTATGGGCGCCGAAGACGAGACCGGCATGCCGGACGAATATCCGGTGCATACCGTTCATCTGGATTCTTTCTACCTCGACTCCCATGAAGTCACCAATGCCGAATTCGCTGCATTCGTGACCGCCACCGGATATGTAACCACGGCCGAGCGCCCGATTTCGAAGGAAGAGCTCATGGCTTCGCTGCCCCCCGGCGCCGAGGAGCCGGACAGTTCCATGCTGATTCCCGGTTCCCTTGTGTTTGTGCCTACCAGCGGACCGGTCGACCTCCGGGATGTGCGCCAGTGGTGGAGCTTTGAGCTGTATGCCGACTGGAAGCGGCCCAAAGGTCCCGAAAGCGATATCAAAGGTCTCGACAACCATCCTGTGGTGCACGTTTCCTGGGAAGATGCGCAGGCTTACGCCAAATGGGCCGGCAAGCGCCTCCCTACCGAAGCGGAATGGGAATACGCCGCGCGCGGTGGCAGAAAAGGGGAACCTTATCCCTGGGGAACCGAAGATCCCCAGGCCGGAAAGCCCAAAGCCAACATCTGGAACGGCCGTTTCCCATATGAAAACACGGAAACCGATGGTTTCTACGCAACTGCTCCGGTCAAGTCTTTCCCGGCAAATGGCTACCAGCTGTTCGATATGTCGGGCAACGTCTGGGAATGGACGGCCGACTGGTACGATGCGCGTTCCTATGCCGCGGAACCCGCGGAAGCACACAATCCTTCGGGCTCCAACACCCCAAACGACCCGGACGATCCCGCCAATCCCAAACGGGTAATCCGCGGAGGCTCCTTCATGTGCAGTGACGAGTATTGCCGCGGCTACCGCGTTACCGCCCGGATGAAAACTACACCTTCTTCCGGCCTTTCAAACCTCGGCTTCCGTTGTGCGCGGAGCATACAGAAATAA
- a CDS encoding TlpA disulfide reductase family protein: MKKWILAAMLFSPAAMLFAQDKPDEKIKTYPFTVSGTVGEQSSPTKFYLRMRISGQFVIDSAVADDGRFTFKGRIPEPQQAQLFSVLPVSKEHPGGRKEVALLFIGKGTTKVHVPAADQKASADGTPEQDAFNDLNVLLRAVEKDQENAYNEYRKAREAKNDAKVRKAETRLEQIDASRTAIMQKYLKDNPSSPIGMFVLNQVAGYELDPETAEPLFRSLSKTVRRYPSAKEFEYRIDLAKKLALGNPALEFSQNDTTGAPITLASFRGKYVLVDFWASWCGPCRAENPNVVKAFEMYKDKGFTILGVSFDEKQDRWKQAIRQDKLTWTHVSDLKGWKNEVGKLYGIRAIPQNLLIDPEGRIIAKNLRAEELGRKLEELLP; the protein is encoded by the coding sequence ATGAAGAAATGGATACTTGCAGCCATGCTTTTCAGCCCGGCTGCAATGTTGTTTGCACAGGATAAGCCCGACGAAAAGATTAAGACCTACCCGTTTACCGTTTCAGGCACAGTGGGAGAACAGTCTTCTCCGACCAAATTCTACCTCAGGATGCGCATTTCCGGTCAGTTTGTGATCGATAGCGCCGTGGCCGATGATGGCAGATTCACCTTTAAGGGCCGGATTCCCGAGCCGCAGCAGGCACAGCTTTTTTCCGTTCTCCCGGTTTCGAAGGAACATCCGGGCGGGCGTAAGGAAGTAGCGCTGCTTTTTATCGGGAAAGGCACCACCAAAGTGCATGTTCCCGCGGCGGACCAGAAGGCTTCCGCCGACGGTACGCCCGAGCAGGATGCTTTCAACGACCTGAACGTGTTGTTGCGCGCGGTGGAAAAAGACCAGGAAAACGCTTACAACGAATACCGCAAAGCGCGGGAAGCCAAGAACGATGCGAAGGTGCGCAAGGCGGAAACGCGCCTGGAGCAGATCGACGCATCGCGGACGGCTATCATGCAGAAATACTTGAAAGACAATCCTTCATCGCCTATCGGGATGTTCGTACTAAATCAGGTGGCGGGATATGAGCTGGACCCGGAAACGGCGGAGCCGCTGTTCCGGTCGTTGTCCAAGACCGTGCGCCGGTATCCGTCTGCAAAGGAATTTGAATACCGGATTGATTTGGCGAAGAAGCTGGCGTTAGGGAACCCCGCGCTCGAATTTTCGCAGAACGATACGACCGGTGCGCCCATTACGTTGGCATCGTTCCGCGGCAAGTATGTGCTGGTGGACTTCTGGGCGAGCTGGTGCGGCCCGTGCCGGGCGGAGAACCCCAATGTGGTGAAGGCTTTCGAGATGTATAAGGACAAGGGTTTTACCATTCTGGGGGTATCGTTTGACGAAAAGCAGGATCGTTGGAAGCAGGCGATCCGGCAGGATAAACTTACCTGGACGCATGTTTCGGACCTGAAGGGTTGGAAGAACGAGGTGGGGAAGTTGTATGGGATCCGTGCGATCCCGCAGAACCTGCTGATCGATCCGGAGGGCAGGATTATTGCGAAGAACCTCCGCGCGGAGGAGTTGGGCAGGAAACTGGAGGAGTTGCTACCTTAG
- a CDS encoding carboxypeptidase-like regulatory domain-containing protein gives MKRILLFAILNCLAGYVFAQTGIVLQGTVKDGNGKALPFASVFLNQTTMGSRSDESGGYVIRDIPPGWYEVIVSYLGYESQVHPVQLDEGKALSFVLKEKPGMLKEQVVRPDKDREFYLAMFKRVFIGEGAFAKECKLLNPDIVEFEPDIAREILRARAGDFLEIRNDALGYNIRFLLQHFEYNPRSGYSMYYGNPLFLPMQPRNNVQRKRWEQNRREAYRGSSLQFFRSLIAGTQREDGYTMRRLKRVEKEKGVVVDAPPDSVMQIIKSPMFSRNVSFLSRQEWPADSVLHKRGDGYVLQYPDLLYVVYSKEKEEQLYIQKYLRSNERAGPQTSIMRLLEPEVRVDRNGNLEAPMDVIFENYWGWEKLAVMLPLDYRL, from the coding sequence ATGAAGAGAATTCTCTTATTCGCTATACTAAATTGTCTGGCCGGCTATGTTTTTGCGCAAACGGGGATCGTCCTGCAGGGGACGGTGAAGGATGGGAATGGGAAGGCGTTGCCATTTGCGAGTGTTTTTTTGAACCAGACGACGATGGGATCGCGATCGGATGAATCGGGCGGGTATGTAATCCGGGATATACCGCCGGGTTGGTATGAGGTGATTGTGTCTTATCTGGGCTATGAGTCTCAGGTGCACCCTGTGCAATTGGATGAGGGAAAAGCGTTGTCATTCGTATTGAAGGAGAAGCCGGGGATGTTAAAGGAGCAGGTGGTGCGGCCGGATAAGGACCGGGAGTTTTACCTGGCGATGTTCAAGCGGGTGTTTATTGGCGAGGGGGCTTTTGCGAAGGAGTGTAAGTTGTTGAACCCGGATATTGTGGAGTTTGAGCCGGATATTGCGCGGGAGATATTACGGGCGAGAGCGGGAGATTTCCTGGAGATTCGGAATGATGCGTTGGGATATAACATCCGGTTTTTGTTGCAGCACTTTGAGTATAACCCGCGGTCCGGTTACTCGATGTATTACGGGAATCCATTGTTTTTGCCGATGCAGCCGCGCAATAACGTGCAGCGTAAGCGGTGGGAGCAGAACCGGAGGGAAGCATACCGGGGTTCGTCGCTCCAGTTTTTCCGCAGCCTGATTGCGGGAACGCAGCGGGAAGATGGTTATACGATGCGCAGGCTGAAGCGGGTGGAGAAGGAAAAAGGTGTAGTAGTGGATGCGCCGCCGGATTCGGTGATGCAGATTATTAAAAGCCCGATGTTTTCGCGGAACGTGAGTTTCCTGTCGCGGCAGGAGTGGCCGGCAGACAGTGTGTTGCACAAGCGGGGAGATGGTTATGTGCTTCAGTACCCGGATTTGCTTTACGTGGTGTACAGCAAGGAAAAAGAGGAGCAGCTGTATATCCAGAAATACCTGCGGTCAAACGAAAGGGCGGGTCCGCAGACGTCGATCATGCGGCTCCTGGAGCCGGAAGTGCGGGTCGACCGCAACGGCAACCTGGAAGCGCCGATGGACGTGATCTTTGAGAATTACTGGGGCTGGGAAAAGCTGGCCGTTATGTTGCCGCTGGATTACCGGCTATGA
- the hisA gene encoding 1-(5-phosphoribosyl)-5-[(5-phosphoribosylamino)methylideneamino]imidazole-4-carboxamide isomerase: MSVTIRHITTQDTLQLRRDVMYPEWSLDQVTLPHDADALHFGLYDGGRQVTVVSLFIDGARAQFRKLATATDQQGKGFGKIMMAHLEKVCREKGVTRLWCNARATATGFYEALGYHITSGLFYKDNIAFYTMELNLNPPSVNTFTIIPAIDIIDGKCVRLTQGDYEQKKIYNENPLEVAKEFEDAGVKRLHLVDLDGAKKGQVVNWKVLEAVAGKTGMIVDFGGGIKRDDDIRVVFEAGAKLATIGSVAVKQPELFFSWVEKYGAEKIFLGADVKDEMIAVGGWLETTGVSVFDFLRGNMEKGVKEIFCTDIAKDGLLQGPSTELYKKIIAELPGIRLTASGGVSEMADVEALRDAGLAGVIIGKAIYEGRIQMSELKKLL, from the coding sequence GTGAGCGTGACGATCCGGCATATCACCACACAAGACACGCTGCAGCTGCGGCGCGACGTGATGTATCCCGAATGGTCGCTCGACCAGGTGACGCTGCCGCATGATGCGGACGCATTGCATTTCGGTTTATACGACGGCGGCCGGCAGGTGACCGTCGTATCCCTGTTTATCGACGGCGCCCGTGCGCAGTTTCGCAAGCTGGCGACGGCAACGGACCAGCAGGGGAAAGGGTTCGGGAAGATCATGATGGCGCATTTGGAAAAGGTCTGCCGCGAAAAAGGCGTGACCCGGCTCTGGTGCAACGCCCGCGCCACGGCAACGGGATTTTATGAAGCGCTGGGATATCATATCACCAGCGGACTGTTTTACAAAGACAATATCGCATTCTATACAATGGAACTCAATCTCAATCCTCCATCCGTCAATACATTCACTATCATTCCCGCTATCGATATCATCGACGGGAAGTGCGTGCGACTGACGCAGGGCGATTATGAACAAAAGAAAATCTACAACGAAAACCCGCTGGAAGTAGCGAAGGAATTCGAAGATGCCGGTGTGAAACGCCTGCACCTCGTAGATCTCGACGGCGCGAAGAAAGGCCAGGTCGTGAATTGGAAAGTACTGGAAGCGGTAGCCGGAAAAACGGGCATGATCGTGGATTTTGGCGGTGGCATCAAGCGGGACGACGATATTCGCGTGGTGTTTGAAGCCGGCGCGAAGCTGGCTACCATTGGGAGCGTGGCCGTGAAACAACCGGAATTGTTTTTCAGCTGGGTGGAAAAATATGGCGCGGAGAAAATATTTCTCGGCGCGGATGTGAAGGATGAAATGATTGCTGTAGGCGGATGGCTGGAAACAACCGGTGTCAGCGTATTCGATTTTCTCCGTGGCAACATGGAGAAGGGTGTGAAGGAGATTTTCTGCACCGATATCGCGAAAGACGGGCTGTTGCAAGGCCCCAGCACCGAATTATATAAAAAGATCATCGCTGAGCTGCCGGGCATCCGCCTGACGGCCAGCGGCGGTGTAAGCGAAATGGCCGACGTGGAAGCGCTCCGCGATGCGGGGCTTGCCGGCGTCATCATCGGCAAAGCCATTTACGAAGGCCGTATTCAAATGTCTGAACTGAAGAAACTGCTGTAG
- a CDS encoding T9SS type A sorting domain-containing protein, which translates to MSALFIYLLKANIALCLFYLAYRLGLRRMTFYTLNRFFLLGGIAFSSMFPLVDVNDFFSRNEKLAKQVVTYVPDWTTLQQVQSFTVWTLVEWTFWAGVAVMAIRLLVQLVSLLVLHLRTVPDRLYGQEVRRMKGSLTPFSFFRKIYINPELHSETELLSIVRHEQVHVKEWHTADIMMGEVNNVFYWFNPGAWLMKGAIRENLEFLADRAILRSGINRKEYQYSLIQVNAAQYAAGITNSFNLSHIKNRIFMMNKSRTSGLQLYRYGVLCSIVCGLLLTLNYTKAGAVVNDAILEVRTVLVPERPEKRDTLPAEKAAVVVERVAPRKDTFRIVKGQFGEADTFRRSDRTANPVYDVLIAQKDPVKTSGSVAGVVVGERQRSNTPNIIIGKPVTDNPPLIVVDGEVMPRSGNILSDLNPNDIESVTVLKDQSASAIYGEAAKNGVILITTKTGKATWKRGARTVEGRLIHKPDSLRAVTVTGYRSTPAQYHTVTVVSDTTERLRKMYEKASELETALGQHRAAVNRNQARSLYTPEEYAQVFEQKMAEMTRRDSVMVMRGYSKTGQTIGQSIQTEHYPNPTDGQVNFAYSLSRPGKGAIRVTDMNGKVIWHKSINGLSGSQKEQINLSNQPAGTYIINLTHDRSTMTSRIVKQ; encoded by the coding sequence ATGTCAGCACTATTCATTTATCTGCTGAAAGCCAATATTGCGCTTTGCCTGTTTTACCTCGCTTACCGGCTGGGGCTCCGCAGGATGACGTTTTACACCTTGAACCGTTTCTTCCTGTTGGGAGGGATCGCTTTTTCATCCATGTTTCCGCTGGTGGATGTCAACGATTTCTTTTCACGGAATGAAAAGCTCGCCAAGCAGGTGGTCACTTACGTTCCGGACTGGACCACCCTGCAGCAGGTGCAATCCTTTACGGTGTGGACCCTCGTGGAATGGACGTTCTGGGCCGGCGTGGCCGTGATGGCCATCCGGTTGCTGGTGCAGCTGGTGTCGTTGCTGGTGCTGCACCTGCGCACGGTGCCGGACCGCCTGTATGGTCAGGAGGTGCGAAGGATGAAGGGCTCGCTGACGCCGTTTTCCTTCTTCCGCAAGATTTATATCAATCCGGAACTGCATTCTGAAACTGAATTATTGTCCATCGTCCGCCACGAACAAGTGCATGTCAAGGAATGGCATACCGCCGATATCATGATGGGCGAGGTGAATAATGTGTTCTACTGGTTCAACCCAGGCGCATGGCTTATGAAGGGCGCGATTCGCGAGAACCTGGAATTCCTGGCCGACAGGGCCATTCTCCGCAGCGGCATCAACCGGAAAGAATACCAGTACAGCCTCATCCAGGTGAACGCGGCGCAGTATGCGGCGGGCATCACCAACAGCTTCAATTTATCCCACATCAAAAACCGCATTTTTATGATGAACAAATCCCGTACCTCCGGCCTCCAGCTATACCGTTACGGCGTCTTGTGCAGCATCGTCTGCGGGCTCCTGCTCACGCTCAACTACACTAAGGCCGGCGCCGTCGTAAATGACGCGATCCTGGAAGTGAGAACCGTCCTGGTACCCGAAAGGCCGGAAAAGCGGGATACCCTTCCCGCCGAAAAAGCGGCGGTTGTTGTGGAAAGGGTGGCTCCCCGGAAAGATACTTTCAGGATCGTTAAAGGGCAATTCGGTGAGGCCGATACATTCAGAAGATCGGACCGTACGGCTAACCCTGTCTACGATGTCCTGATTGCACAAAAGGATCCTGTTAAAACTTCCGGTTCAGTAGCCGGCGTGGTAGTGGGCGAAAGGCAAAGAAGCAACACGCCCAATATCATCATCGGAAAGCCGGTGACGGATAACCCGCCGTTAATCGTAGTAGACGGCGAAGTAATGCCCCGGTCGGGCAACATCCTGTCGGATCTGAATCCCAATGATATTGAGTCCGTTACCGTGCTGAAAGACCAGAGTGCTTCCGCCATTTACGGCGAAGCAGCTAAAAACGGTGTGATCCTCATTACCACCAAAACCGGGAAAGCTACCTGGAAACGCGGCGCCAGGACGGTCGAAGGAAGGCTCATTCATAAACCGGATTCTCTGCGGGCGGTCACCGTAACCGGTTATCGCAGCACACCGGCACAATACCACACGGTAACCGTAGTTTCCGATACTACGGAGCGTTTAAGAAAAATGTACGAAAAGGCCAGTGAGCTGGAAACGGCGTTGGGCCAACACCGGGCTGCCGTAAATAGAAACCAGGCGAGGTCTCTCTATACGCCCGAGGAATATGCCCAGGTATTTGAACAGAAAATGGCGGAAATGACACGGCGCGACAGCGTGATGGTCATGAGAGGTTATTCAAAAACCGGCCAGACGATCGGCCAGAGTATCCAAACAGAACATTATCCCAACCCGACGGACGGACAGGTGAATTTCGCCTACAGCCTCAGCAGGCCGGGCAAAGGCGCCATCCGCGTGACCGATATGAATGGGAAGGTGATCTGGCATAAATCCATCAACGGATTGAGCGGCAGCCAGAAAGAGCAGATCAACCTGTCGAATCAACCGGCAGGCACCTACATCATTAACCTGACTCACGATCGTTCCACAATGACATCCCGTATCGTGAAACAATAA
- the hisH gene encoding imidazole glycerol phosphate synthase subunit HisH — translation MKTAILKYNAGNTQSVLFALERLGAEAVVTDDPEELRSADKVIFPGVGEASTAMKYLRDRKLDQVLKDLQQPVLGICLGMQLLCRHSEENDTPCIGVFDLEVKKFESPAGNLLKIPQIGWNNITGLHSVVFEHVPQNAYMYFVHSYFVELGPETTAIANYVINYSAALQKDNFYAVQFHPEKSADAGQSLIESFLKL, via the coding sequence CAATGCCGGCAATACGCAGTCTGTGCTCTTCGCCCTCGAAAGGCTGGGCGCGGAGGCTGTGGTGACCGACGATCCGGAGGAGCTCCGCTCGGCCGACAAGGTGATTTTTCCCGGTGTGGGCGAGGCCAGCACCGCCATGAAATACCTGCGCGACCGCAAGCTGGACCAGGTGCTGAAAGACCTGCAGCAGCCCGTGTTGGGCATCTGCCTGGGGATGCAGCTGCTTTGCCGCCATTCGGAAGAAAACGATACGCCCTGCATCGGAGTGTTCGACCTGGAAGTGAAGAAATTCGAATCGCCGGCGGGGAATTTGCTGAAAATCCCGCAGATCGGCTGGAACAATATTACCGGGCTTCATTCCGTCGTGTTCGAGCATGTTCCGCAAAACGCGTACATGTATTTCGTACATAGCTACTTCGTGGAGCTGGGACCGGAAACCACCGCCATCGCCAATTACGTGATCAATTACAGCGCGGCGCTGCAGAAAGATAATTTCTACGCCGTGCAGTTTCACCCGGAGAAATCGGCCGACGCGGGGCAAAGCCTCATCGAAAGCTTCCTGAAACTGTGA
- a CDS encoding TlpA disulfide reductase family protein — MKRIFFLLAMTAATAVQAQLKVNGTLTGAEGRKLYFLSEDGKYTDSTVLAAGGKFAFAPPGKPAPEAMYALFLEGVGLPSLMVSDQPEVTIDLEAKDFPVAKSLKSGQQTRWMQDYHKVMRPLQQEVQALNAEAQQIGQEETAKQEAFRQKAAAFDAKLQSEGKNFIKAHPKAMASLFLLFGDMQKRLSKHEFANLFNGLDQSVRSTPFGKSVAMTIAQETTGNSKPVAAPDFSQADPQGKMISLSSFRGKYVLIDFWASWCGPCRMENPNVVAAYNRFKDKNFTIFGVSLDEDKSRWLQAIKQDKLTWPQVSDLKGWGNEAAAMYGVRGIPQNFLLDPEGNIIAANLRGEALERKLEEILK; from the coding sequence ATGAAACGAATTTTTTTCCTGCTGGCGATGACGGCCGCAACGGCGGTCCAGGCGCAATTGAAAGTGAATGGTACGCTTACGGGCGCGGAAGGCCGGAAGTTGTATTTCCTGAGTGAAGACGGTAAGTATACCGATTCCACCGTGCTGGCCGCAGGAGGAAAATTTGCATTTGCTCCCCCGGGCAAACCCGCTCCCGAAGCGATGTACGCCCTTTTCCTGGAAGGCGTGGGACTGCCTTCGCTGATGGTAAGCGACCAGCCGGAAGTAACGATCGACCTGGAAGCAAAGGATTTTCCCGTGGCCAAAAGCCTGAAATCCGGCCAGCAAACCCGCTGGATGCAGGATTATCATAAGGTGATGCGGCCGCTCCAGCAGGAGGTACAGGCGCTGAACGCCGAAGCCCAGCAGATCGGGCAGGAAGAAACGGCCAAACAGGAAGCTTTTCGCCAAAAGGCGGCAGCGTTCGACGCGAAGCTTCAGTCCGAAGGGAAAAACTTCATTAAAGCCCATCCAAAAGCCATGGCGAGCCTGTTCCTCCTCTTCGGCGACATGCAGAAGCGGCTCTCCAAGCATGAGTTCGCCAACCTGTTCAACGGGCTCGACCAGAGCGTAAGAAGCACGCCGTTCGGCAAATCGGTGGCCATGACCATCGCCCAGGAAACGACCGGCAACAGCAAACCGGTGGCGGCGCCTGATTTTTCGCAGGCGGACCCGCAAGGGAAGATGATCAGCCTGTCTTCGTTCCGCGGCAAATACGTGCTTATTGATTTCTGGGCCAGCTGGTGCGGCCCCTGCCGGATGGAGAACCCCAACGTGGTGGCGGCCTATAACCGGTTCAAAGACAAGAACTTCACTATTTTTGGCGTCAGCCTCGACGAAGATAAATCCCGCTGGCTGCAGGCTATCAAACAAGATAAGCTGACCTGGCCGCAGGTGTCCGACCTGAAGGGCTGGGGCAACGAAGCTGCAGCGATGTACGGCGTGCGCGGGATTCCGCAGAACTTCCTCCTTGACCCCGAGGGCAACATAATCGCCGCCAATTTGCGCGGGGAGGCCCTGGAACGGAAGCTCGAGGAGATCCTGAAGTGA
- the hisIE gene encoding bifunctional phosphoribosyl-AMP cyclohydrolase/phosphoribosyl-ATP diphosphatase HisIE, with protein sequence MEVNFSKSPDGLVPAIVQDAITRKVLMLGYMNREALDKTLADKKVTFFSRSKNRLWTKGEESGNFLHLVSAAIDCDQDTILLKANPVGPVCHTGADTCWNEVNEDDGGFLNRLEGVIRQRKDNPTEKSYTASLFAKGINKVAQKVGEEAVELVIEAKDDNRDLFLGEAADLLFHYLILLQAKGFTLEDVTSILKERHKK encoded by the coding sequence ATGGAGGTGAATTTTTCGAAATCCCCCGACGGGCTGGTGCCGGCCATCGTGCAGGATGCCATCACCCGGAAGGTGCTGATGCTCGGGTATATGAACCGGGAAGCGCTGGATAAAACGCTGGCCGACAAGAAAGTGACCTTTTTCAGCCGGTCGAAAAACCGGTTGTGGACGAAAGGAGAAGAGAGCGGGAATTTCCTGCACCTGGTGAGCGCGGCGATAGATTGCGACCAGGATACGATCCTGTTGAAAGCCAATCCTGTAGGTCCTGTTTGCCATACCGGCGCGGATACCTGCTGGAACGAGGTGAATGAAGACGACGGCGGATTCCTCAACCGGCTGGAAGGCGTGATCCGTCAGCGGAAAGACAATCCCACGGAAAAGTCCTACACGGCTTCCCTGTTCGCCAAAGGTATCAACAAAGTGGCGCAGAAGGTAGGGGAAGAAGCGGTGGAGCTGGTGATAGAAGCGAAAGACGACAACCGGGACCTGTTCCTGGGTGAAGCGGCCGATCTGCTGTTCCATTACCTGATCCTGTTGCAGGCCAAGGGATTCACCCTCGAAGACGTAACTTCGATTTTGAAAGAAAGACATAAAAAATGA
- the hisF gene encoding imidazole glycerol phosphate synthase subunit HisF: MLTKRIIPCLDIKDGRTVKGVNFENIRDAGNPVELGALYAAQGADELVFLDITATNERRKTLHALVTDIARHINIPFTVGGGIAAVDDVSVLLGAGADKVSVNTAAYRNPQLLNDLAKEFGSQCVVLAIDTRFEDGDWFVYLNGGRVKTDTRTEDWAREAVERGAGEILLTSMNNDGTKQGFALDITGRLSRNLNVPVIASGGAGTMEHFADVFEKAGADAALAASIFHYKEMEIPDLKNYLYQRGIQIRF, translated from the coding sequence ATGCTCACAAAAAGAATCATACCCTGCCTGGACATTAAAGACGGGCGCACCGTAAAGGGGGTTAACTTCGAAAACATCCGCGACGCCGGCAACCCCGTGGAACTGGGCGCGCTGTACGCCGCGCAGGGCGCCGATGAATTGGTGTTCCTCGACATCACCGCCACCAATGAGCGCCGTAAGACGTTGCATGCCCTGGTGACCGACATCGCCCGGCATATCAATATCCCGTTTACGGTTGGCGGCGGCATCGCGGCGGTCGACGATGTGAGCGTATTGCTGGGTGCGGGGGCGGATAAAGTGTCCGTTAATACAGCGGCGTACCGCAATCCGCAGCTGCTGAACGACCTGGCGAAAGAATTCGGGTCGCAATGCGTAGTGCTGGCGATTGATACGCGCTTCGAGGACGGCGATTGGTTCGTGTACCTTAACGGCGGCCGCGTCAAAACCGATACCCGCACGGAAGACTGGGCCCGCGAAGCGGTGGAGCGCGGGGCGGGAGAGATCCTGCTCACTTCCATGAACAACGACGGTACCAAACAGGGCTTTGCGCTGGATATTACCGGCCGGCTGTCGCGCAACCTCAACGTGCCCGTGATCGCTTCCGGCGGTGCGGGAACGATGGAGCATTTCGCCGACGTGTTCGAGAAAGCTGGCGCCGATGCGGCCCTGGCGGCGAGCATCTTCCATTATAAAGAAATGGAAATCCCCGATCTGAAGAACTACCTGTATCAACGGGGCATCCAGATCCGGTTTTAA